The nucleotide sequence CGTGCCGGTGCCGTGGAGTTCGACGTACTGCACGGACTCCCTTGGCACGCCCGCGCGTTCGTACGCCGTCCGCAGCACGGCCTCCTGTGCCGCCGCCGTCGGCGTCGTCAGGCTCCGACCGCCGCCGTCGTTGTTCGCGGCGCTCCCCCGGATCACGCAGTACACGCGGTCGCCGTCCGCGAGTGCGTCCCGCAGTGGCTTCAGCAGGACCAGGCCGCCGCCCTCGCCGCGCACGTAGCCGTTGGCGCGCGCGTCGAAGGTGTACGAGCGCCCGTCGGGGCTGAGTCCGCCGAACTTGCCCGCGGCGACGGTGCTTTCCGGGACGAGGTTGAGGTTGACCCCGCCCGCGAGCGCGGTGGTGGCGTCGCCGCGCCGCAGGGCCTCGCAGGCGAGGTGGACGGCGACCAGCCCGGAGGCCTGCGCGGCGTCCACGGCCAGGCTGGGCCCCTGGAAGCCGAGGCTGTAGGAGATGCGGTTGGCGATGACGCCCCGGCTGAGCCCGGTGAGGGTGTGTGCGGTGATGCCGTCCGCGCCGGTGCGGTGGTGCAGTGCGGCGTAGTCGTCGCCCATGGCGCCCACGTACACGCCGGTGCGGGTGCCGCGCAGGCGCTCCGGGTCGATGCCGGCGTTCTCGCAGACCTCCCAGGCGAGTTCGAGGGCGAGGCGCTGCTGCGGGTCCATCGCGGTGGCCTCGCGCGGCGAGATCCCGAAGAAGTCGGCGTCGAACAGGTCGACGTGGTCGAGATACCCGCCGTGCCCGGTGACGGTCCGTCCCGAAACCGAGGGGTCGGCGTCGTGCGGGGCGTCGGCGTCCCGGCGGTCGGGCGGCGTCGCGGTGATGGCGTCGGTGCCGTCGCGCAGGAGGCGCCAGAACGCGGCCGGGTCGGGCGCCTGGGGAAGGCGGCAGGCGAGCCCGATCACGGCCACCGCGTCGCGCCCGGGGTCGGGCTCGCCGTCGTGCTCCGGGACTGCGGTGGTCGCGGGCGTGCGTTCGGCGGAGGACGTCGCGGGTCCCGGCTTGATCGTCATGGTCGCTTCGCTGCCCCTTCGTGCCGCCCCGCGCGACATTCTCGGCCGGGGCCTCTCCAGGAATCGGCGGTTCGCGTGCGGGCGCGAAGGCCCCCAGCGCGTCGCCATTCTGGTCGGCGGGACTAACGACCCCCTATTCGAGCGCTAAAGCGTCCGGGAATTTCCGGCCGCCGCGCACCACGGCAAAAGGGCGAGTGCTCCCGGGATGCCTCGGGCGCGGGCGGCGCAGCGTCGGTGCCGCGCGTCCGATACCGGCGATGCGCCGACCCTTGCCCATGACGTCGCCGGCGCTCTCCGGGGCGACGCTGCGGGCGGCGGCGAATCATCGGCGCACGCACGGCCCCTACCGGGGGTTCGCCGACCGTCATCGCCTCCGTCATCGCGTTTTCCGCGCCCGGGCGGGACCGGTGGGCCGGCGGTCGGCTCGATACCGCCGCCGGGCCCGCCGCCCCCGCTCCCCCGCGCCGCCGGCAGCGGCGCGACACCCGGGCACCGCGCTCGCGGGCGCGGACCGTCACCGGGTTCGCGGCCTTCGTCGCACCCGCCCCTTGTCGCGTTCTCGCGGGCCCGCGAGCGTCAGGAACCCACGGCCGATTCGGTGCGCGTGTCCGCGGCGGGCAGGCCCGCGGTCACGTCCGCGAACACCTCGTACGAGCGCACCCGTTCCTCGTGGTCGTGGATGAGCGTGAGGGCCATGACCTCGTCGGCGCCGGTGCGTTCGAGCAGGGCGGTGGTCTTGGCGGCCACGGTCTCCCGGCCGCCGATGATCTGGGCGCCGAGATAGGCGTCGGTGAACTCGCGGTCGGCGTCGGTGAATTCGTACCGGTCCGCGGCGTCCTGGCTGGGGTACGCCTCGACGCGCGGGTTCTCGCGTTCGCGCAGCATCGACAGGCGCACGGGCCGGATGAGGCGTTCCGCGTCGGCGTCGGTCTCGGCGGCGACGACCATGGCGCAGACCAGCGCGTATGGTTCGGTCAGCCCGCGTTCGGGGCGGAACGCCTCCCGGTAGGCGTGGAACGCGGCTTCGGTCTGCTCGGTGCGCAGGTGGTGGGCGACGGCGAAGGGCAGTCCCAGTCTCCCGGCGAGGCGCGCGCTGTTGGGGCTGCCGCCGAGCATCCATATGGGGACGCGGCGGTCCGCGGCGGGCACGGCGACGATGCCGTGCACGTCGCCCTGGAAGTAGCCCATGAGTTCGTCGACCTGCCGGGGGAACTCCTCGTTGGTGAGCGGCTGGACGGACCGGTTGAGGGCGAGGGCGGTGACCGCGTCGGTGCCGGGTGCGCGGCCGATGCCGAGGTCGATGCGGTCGCCGTGCAGGGCCTCCAGCGTGCCGAACTGCTCGGCGACGGCGAGCGGCGGGTGGTTGGGCAGCATGACGCCGCCGGAGCCGACGCGCAGGGTGTTCGTCTCGTCGGCGAGCCGGCCGATCAGGACCGGCGGCGAACAGCTGGCCACACCGGGCGTGTTGTGGTGTTCGGTGACCCAGAACCGGTGGTAGCCGAACGCCTCGACGCGGCGGGCGAGGTCGACGGTGTTCCGCAGCGCCTCGGCCGCGCTGGACTCGCCCATGACGGGCGAGAGGTCGAGCACCGAGATCGGGACGCGCCGGGGGGCGGCGGTGGACGCGGAATTCACGGACGCGGTTTTTCGCGGGATTGCGGTCATGGGCCAATTGAGCCACAGGAAGAATGACCGCCGGGATGGAGACCGGAAAATTTCCGCGGTCCGCACAGCGGAATTTCGGTCACGCTTCGGCGCGGCATCGGAGTTTGCCGAGCGCGAACAAAGCGCGGCTCAAGGACGGATTCAGAGCGGCTTCAGCACCGATTAAGCGCGGCTTTGGCGCGGCTTTGGCGCGGCTTTGGCACAGCTGTGGCACGGCTGTGGCACGGCTGTGGAAATCCGCCGAACACCCGCGGAACGCCGTCGGCGACGGAATCCCGGCGCCGGCGACGGCACGCGGAATCCCCGGCGGCGCGGCGGCGTCCGCACGGCCGTTAGCCCGCCTTAAGCGCGGTCCGGAGCATGAAGCGCATACGTGCGTGCGCACGTCGTCCGCGGGCCGCCGCCATCGCCCGCGGCGTCCGTTCACCTGCCGCCGAAGGGGCCGTTCATGAGTCGAACCGTCATCGTCGTGGGGGGAGGCCCCACCGGGCTGATGCTCGCGTGCGAGTTGAAGTTGGCCGGGATCAAGACGATCCTGCTGGAGAAGTCGCCGGTGCCGCGCAACGAGTCGCGGGGCACCGGATTGCACGCGCGGTCGCTGGAGTTGCTGGACCAGCGCGGCATCGGGGAGCGCCTGCGCGCGCAGAGGCCCCCGGTGTGGGACCGCGTGCACTTCGCGTTGTTCTGGCTGCAGTTGGAGCACTTCCAGGAGCACGAGTACACGCTCGTGGTGCCGCAGTGGCGTACCGAGCAGCTGCTGGAGGAGCGCGCGCACGAGTTGGGCGTGGACTTCCGGCGCGGGTACGAGGTGCTCGGCCTGGAGCAGGACGCGGACGGCGTGACGCTCACCGTGCGTTCGCCCGACGGGGAGCGGGAGTTGCGTGCCGCGTACGTCGTGGGCGCGGACGGCGCCGCGAGCGTCGTGCGCTCGCACACGGAGATCACCTCCACCGTGCTGGGTGCGGCGTACTACGGCGTGCTGGGCGACGCCGAGGCGCCTCTCGACGTCACCGAGCGGCTGGTGACCGAGCTGCACGAGGAGGGGTTGTACGGGGAGATCCTGTTGGAGCCGGGCACGGTCCGGCTGATGTCGGTGGAGTTCGGCCGGGAGCGCACCGAGGGGGACACTCCGGTGACCCGCGAGGAGTTGTGGACGGCGATCAACCGGGTCAGCGGGCGCACCGCGGAACTGCCGCCCACGAAGTGGCTGTCGCGGTTCGGCGGGAAGACGCGCAACGCGGACTCGTACCGCGACCGGCGGGTGTTCATCGCCGGCGACGCGGCGCACGTGCACTACCCGGCGGGTGCGCAGGGCCTGAACACCGGCATCAACGACGCGGTGAACCTGGGCTGGAAGCTCGCCGCGACCCTGCACGGCTGGGCGCCCGAGGGCCTGTTGGACACCTACAGCGCCGAGCGGGTGCCGGTCGGCGAGCGGGTGTGTATGAACACGCAGGCGCAGGTGTCGTTGAAGTACCCGCTGCCGCGCAATGCCGCGCTGCGCGAGGTGTTCGGGGAGTTGCTGCGGTTCCCCGAGGTGCGCAAGCTGCTGATCGAGACGGTGACGGGTCTGGACGTGCGGTATCCGACGACGTACCCGGGCCTTGACGGCCGCCCCGAGGCGGACCTGCTGGGCCGGCGCCTGGCGGACACGGAGCTGGTGACGCCGGAGGGCCCGTCGCGGATCACGCGAACGCTGCACGCGGGGCGTCCGGTCCTGCTGGACCTGTCGGGCGGGACGGCGGACCTGACGGGCGCGGACGGCTGGACGGACCGCGTGGACGTCGTCACCGCGGAGCCGGTGGAGCATCTGCCGGGCGTGCTGGTGCTGCGTCCGGACGGCCACGTGGCGTGGGCGGACGCGGACGGCAAGGACGCGGAGGGATTGCGCGGGGCGCTTGCCGCGTGGTTCGGCGATCCGGTGCCGGTCCCGGTGGGGTGACCCGGACCGTGCGTACGCGTCACCGGCCGTGGTGTGCGCGGTGTGTGGTGCGCGAGGCCTGACGCGGCGTCAAACCGCGGGCGTGGGCGCGGAGTCGGCGGTGGACGGAACCTCGTCGCCGTGCGCGTCGTCGCCGGCGTCCGGTGCGGCGGGCGGGCGCGTCTTGATCACCAGCAGCGAGATGACCAGGAGCGCGGCGGTGAAGCCGACCCCCGCGACGAACGTGGTCCCCATCGCGTCCGACAGCACGAATTTCGCGGCCTCGTCCGTGGTCGACCCGGCCGGGACGTTCTTCGCGCTGTCCTTGGCCGCGCTGCCGAAGACCGTGACCAGGATGGAGAGTCCGAGCGACCCGCCGACCTGCTGCATGACGTTGACCAGGCCCGACGCGGCGCCGCTGTCCTCGGGCCGGACGTCGGACAGCGCGGTGACGGTGACCGGGACGAAGACCAGGCCGAGGCCGCCGCCGACGAGCACCATCGGACCGAGCACGCCGCCCGCGTAGCCGGTGTCGGAGGAGATCTGCGTGAGCCACAGCATGCCCGACAGCATCACCAGCGCCCCGAGGCCCATGAGCGCCTTGGCGGGCACCTTCTCGATGGCCTTGGACGCCACGCCGGAGCAGCCGAGGATGGCGACGCTGAGCGGCAGGAACGCCAGCCCGGCCTTGATCGGCCCGAACTCCAGGACCTCCTGGAGGAATTGGGTGATGAAGAACCACAGGCTGAGCATGCTCGCGACGAGGAACAGCATGACGGCGTACGAGCCGGCGCGATTGCGGTCGGTGAACATGCGCAGCGGGGTGATCGGCTGCCGCGCGCGGCTTTCGACGACCACGAACGCGCCGAGGACCAGGACGCCGACGACGAGCGCGGTGATCGTCCCGCCCTCGGACCAGTCCTTCTCGGCGGCGCGGATGAAGCCGTACACGAGCGCGGTGACACCGATGGTGGAGGTGAGCGCCCCGCTCAGGTCGAAGCGGCCGGGGTTGCGCTCTGACTCCACGACGTGCTTGGGCGTGAGCAGCATGAGCAGCACGCCGACCGGCACGTTGATGAAGAACACCCAGCGCCACGAGGCCCATTCGGTGAGCAGACCGCCGACGACCAGGCCGAACGCCATGCCCGCGCCGGAGACCGCGGTGTACAGGCCGAAGGCCTTGGTGCGCTCGGGGCCTTCCTTGAAGTTCGTGGTGATCAGCGCGAGGGCGGTGGGCGACGCGAGGGCGCAGCCGACGCCCTGGGCCGCGCGGGCGACCAGGAGCCATTCGGAGGTCTGGGCGAGGCCGCCGAGGAGCGACGCCGCGGTGAAGAGGGTGATGCCGGCGAAGAAGACCCGGCGGCGGCCGAGGATGTCGCCCGCGCGACCGCCGAGGAGCAGCAGCCCGCCGAAGGCGAGGGTGTAGGCGTTGATGACCCACGACAGCCCGGTGGGCGAGAAGTCGAGGTCGCTCTGCATGTCGGGCAGCGCGATGTTCACGACGGTGGTGTCGAGCACGAACATCAGCTGCGAGACCACGAGGATCGCGAGCACGACTCCGGGGCTCCCGCTGCCCGCGCCGGGCGCCGACGGGGAGGGGCCCGCGGCCGGGCCGGGCGGGGACGATGGAGCGGAGGGGGTGGACACCGGTACCTCCCGGTACGACGGATGAGCACGAATAAACGGAGGAGCCCTCCGGAACAAATATAGCGGAGGCTGCCTACGTTTGGCTAAAGCGTGCGGGAGACTTGGACGCGGGCGCCCGATCCGCCGGTCACTAGAGTCGGGCGACGAGAGGCGCGCGCCGACCGTATGAGGCGCCGACCGGGAAACGAGGTTCAGGCATGAGTACGACCCGCCGTCCCATGCGCGCGGACGCGCGCCGCAACAGCGAGAAGCTGTTGGCCGCGGCGCGCACCGCGTTCACCCGGCACGGGACGGACACGTCCCTGGAGGACATCGCCCAGCGCGCCGGCGTGGGCATCGGCACGCTCTACCGCCACTTCCCCACCCGCAACGACCTGGTCGAAGCCCTCATCCGCGACGAGGTGGACGACCTCATCGCCAACGGCCACGCGCTGCTGGACGCCACCGACCCCGGCGACGCGCTGATGGCCTGGCTGCGCGCGATCGTCGTGCACGCCACCACCTTCCGGGGCCTCGCCGGATCGCTCATGGCCGGCCTGCTCGACAGCGACTCGCACCTCGCCAACGCCTGCCACGGCATGCTCGCCGCCGGCTCCGAACTGCTGCGCCGCGCCCAGGAGGGCGGACGGGTGCGCCGCGACATCACCATCGTGGACCTGTTCACCCTGGCGAACGCGACCGCGTGGTCCGTCGAACAATCCGCCGCGAGCCCGGTCCCCGGCAGCGACCCGGTCCCCCGCCCCGCCGCCGAACAGATCGACCGCCTCCTGTCCCTGGCATTCGAGGGCCTGGCCCCGCGCTAGGCGGTGCCTTGCGGACCTTGGCACCGGCCACGCCACGCCGGGCCGCGTTCCTTCGCACCGCACCGCGCGGCGTTGCCGAACCCTCCCAGGACAACCGAGCAAGAGTTCGGATCCGACGCCTTGCGACGCACGACACGAAGGAGGGCTCGCGAGGGTTCGGGAGGACCGGGGAGGGC is from Yinghuangia sp. ASG 101 and encodes:
- a CDS encoding TetR/AcrR family transcriptional regulator, whose amino-acid sequence is MSTTRRPMRADARRNSEKLLAAARTAFTRHGTDTSLEDIAQRAGVGIGTLYRHFPTRNDLVEALIRDEVDDLIANGHALLDATDPGDALMAWLRAIVVHATTFRGLAGSLMAGLLDSDSHLANACHGMLAAGSELLRRAQEGGRVRRDITIVDLFTLANATAWSVEQSAASPVPGSDPVPRPAAEQIDRLLSLAFEGLAPR
- a CDS encoding FAD-dependent monooxygenase, whose protein sequence is MSRTVIVVGGGPTGLMLACELKLAGIKTILLEKSPVPRNESRGTGLHARSLELLDQRGIGERLRAQRPPVWDRVHFALFWLQLEHFQEHEYTLVVPQWRTEQLLEERAHELGVDFRRGYEVLGLEQDADGVTLTVRSPDGERELRAAYVVGADGAASVVRSHTEITSTVLGAAYYGVLGDAEAPLDVTERLVTELHEEGLYGEILLEPGTVRLMSVEFGRERTEGDTPVTREELWTAINRVSGRTAELPPTKWLSRFGGKTRNADSYRDRRVFIAGDAAHVHYPAGAQGLNTGINDAVNLGWKLAATLHGWAPEGLLDTYSAERVPVGERVCMNTQAQVSLKYPLPRNAALREVFGELLRFPEVRKLLIETVTGLDVRYPTTYPGLDGRPEADLLGRRLADTELVTPEGPSRITRTLHAGRPVLLDLSGGTADLTGADGWTDRVDVVTAEPVEHLPGVLVLRPDGHVAWADADGKDAEGLRGALAAWFGDPVPVPVG
- a CDS encoding LLM class flavin-dependent oxidoreductase — its product is MTAIPRKTASVNSASTAAPRRVPISVLDLSPVMGESSAAEALRNTVDLARRVEAFGYHRFWVTEHHNTPGVASCSPPVLIGRLADETNTLRVGSGGVMLPNHPPLAVAEQFGTLEALHGDRIDLGIGRAPGTDAVTALALNRSVQPLTNEEFPRQVDELMGYFQGDVHGIVAVPAADRRVPIWMLGGSPNSARLAGRLGLPFAVAHHLRTEQTEAAFHAYREAFRPERGLTEPYALVCAMVVAAETDADAERLIRPVRLSMLRERENPRVEAYPSQDAADRYEFTDADREFTDAYLGAQIIGGRETVAAKTTALLERTGADEVMALTLIHDHEERVRSYEVFADVTAGLPAADTRTESAVGS
- a CDS encoding MFS transporter, giving the protein MFVLDTTVVNIALPDMQSDLDFSPTGLSWVINAYTLAFGGLLLLGGRAGDILGRRRVFFAGITLFTAASLLGGLAQTSEWLLVARAAQGVGCALASPTALALITTNFKEGPERTKAFGLYTAVSGAGMAFGLVVGGLLTEWASWRWVFFINVPVGVLLMLLTPKHVVESERNPGRFDLSGALTSTIGVTALVYGFIRAAEKDWSEGGTITALVVGVLVLGAFVVVESRARQPITPLRMFTDRNRAGSYAVMLFLVASMLSLWFFITQFLQEVLEFGPIKAGLAFLPLSVAILGCSGVASKAIEKVPAKALMGLGALVMLSGMLWLTQISSDTGYAGGVLGPMVLVGGGLGLVFVPVTVTALSDVRPEDSGAASGLVNVMQQVGGSLGLSILVTVFGSAAKDSAKNVPAGSTTDEAAKFVLSDAMGTTFVAGVGFTAALLVISLLVIKTRPPAAPDAGDDAHGDEVPSTADSAPTPAV